A window from Primulina huaijiensis isolate GDHJ02 chromosome 11, ASM1229523v2, whole genome shotgun sequence encodes these proteins:
- the LOC140988976 gene encoding probable glycosyltransferase At3g07620 gives MERKFKIYAYEDGDDEDPYVDTPRSIHWKYASESFFFKNIRESSFLTDDPHHAHLFFIPLSCYKIRQKVSSYKQMELLVRNYVEGLIFKYPYWNRTLGSDHFFVSCHDFDLVATQGVHTLAKNSIRAVCSSSYRDEFIPHKDFAVPQTNQPFAQSAGGYDIQKRTILGYWEGKCNSDIRKKLVNIWREDEELDFQNQTTVPGLSAIYKFYRAKFCICPAGLHHTSARITKAIHYGCVRVIHIILLLHFLKSFLFL, from the exons ATGGAGAGGAAGTTCAAGATTTATGCATACGAAGATGGAGATGATGAGGATCCGTATGTTGATACACCAAGATCGATTCATTGGAAGTACGCAAGCGAAAGCTTTTTTTTCAAGAATATCAGAGAAAGCTCGTTTCTGACAGATGATCCTCATCATGCCCATTTGTTCTTCATCCCACTTTCTTGTTACAAAATTCGCCAAAAG GTATCCTCATATAAGCAAATGGAACTACTTGTTAGGAATTATGTTGAGGGCTTAATCTTCAAGTACCCATACTGGAACAGAACACTTGGCTCGGATCACTTCTTCGTGTCATGCCATGATTTCGACTTAGTAGCGACTCAAGGCGTTCATACGCTGGCCAAGAACTCCATCCGAGCTGTTTGTTCATCTAGTTATAGAGACGAATTCATCCCACACAAAGATTTTGCTGTTCCTCAAACAAATCAGCCATTTGCACAATCAGCTGGAGGATATGACATACAAAAGAG GACTATTCTTGGCTACTGGGAAGGCAAATGCAATTCGGATATAAGAAAGAAGCTGGTGAACATATGGAGGGAAGACGAAGAACTCGATTTTCAGAACCAAACAACAGTGCCTGGGCTAAGTGCCATTTACAAATTCTATAGGGCAAAATTCTGCATTTGTCCTGCTGGATTACATCACACCAGCGCTCGAATCACTAAGGCGATTCATTATGGATGCGTTCGGGTAATTCACATCATATTACTGCTGCATTTTTTGAAATCCTTTTTGTttctataa
- the LOC140989042 gene encoding uncharacterized protein, with translation MRRAEAENGGWGAGSVVALLCVVMLLIFLPLGMGPGPIQPPPFLILFVFPVLMAAIFMYLNYAAKE, from the coding sequence ATGCGGCGTGCTGAGGCGGAAAACGGCGGCTGGGGTGCGGGTTCGGTGGTGGCATTGCTGTGTGTAGTCATGCTTCTAATATTTTTGCCGCTGGGGATGGGACCCGGCCCGATTCAACCGCCGCCATTTTTGATACTCTTCGTTTTCCCAGTGCTGATGGCCGCCATTTTCATGTACCTTAATTATGCGGCCAAAGAGTGA
- the LOC140987425 gene encoding cleavage and polyadenylation specificity factor subunit 3-II isoform X1 produces MAIECLILGAGQEVGKSCVVVTINGRRIMFDCGMHMGYLDHRRYPDFSLISESGDFNGSLACIIITHFHLDHIGALPYFTEVCGYNGPIYMTYPTKALAPLMLEDYRKVMVDRRGEEEQFTSDHIGKCMNKVIAVDLKQTIQVDEDLQIRAYYAGHVLGAAMFYAKVRDAALVYTGDYNMTPDRHLGAAQIERLQLDLVITESTYATTYRESKYVREREFLKAVHNCVGGGGKVLIPTFALGRAQELCMLLDDYWERMNLKVPIYFSAGLTVQANMYYKILINWTSQKVKDTYTTRNAFDFRNVCSFDRSLINAPGPCVLFATPGMISGGFSLEVFRQWAPCGGNLVMLPGYCVAGTIGHKLMSAKVPTKINIDRDTQIDVRCQIHQLSFSPHTDAKGIMDLIKFLSPKHVVLVHGEKPKMAILREKIQSELGIQCYDPANNETLCISSTIYIKASASDAFLQSSLCPNFTFLKLKAGLDSDLGDSNTRMEPMLRVCDDRVAQGLLTLQKNQNPRVVDQNELMTTLEVKNHEIKFAHCFPVCFAHSETTDMDSSHSPLTKSSFLLHLLYAKLSREFSELSIQDCHHHIKIQSLIISFCSNEQCSHRTTVGPVALDTLYFCCTWFSEDEKVAWKVISFMKNLDLSHS; encoded by the exons ATGGCTATTGAATGTTTGATTCTAG GAGCGGGACAAGAAGTGGGGAAGAGCTGCGTGGTCGTGACCATAAACGGGAGGAGAATAATGTTTGATTGTGGCATGCATATGGGATACCTTGACCACCGGCGATATCCAGACTTCTCTTTAATTTCGGAGTCCGGTGATTTCAATGGTTCACTTGCATGTATTATTATTACACACTTCCACTTGGATCACATCGGAGCCCTCCCGTATTTTACTGAAGTTTGTGGGTACAATGGCCCCATTTATATGACG TATCCAACAAAAGCATTAGCTCCACTAATGCTTGAGGATTATCGGAAGGTGATGGTTGATAGAAGGGGAGAGGAAGAACAGTTTACTTCTGATCATATTGGTAAATGCATGAACAAAG TCATTGCAGTGGATCTGAAGCAAACTATTCAGGTTGATGAAGACCTCCAGATTCGTGCATACTATGCTGGGCAT GTTCTTGGGGCTGCGATGTTTTATGCAAAAGTCAGAGATGCTGCCTTAGTGTACACTGGGGATTATAATATGACGCCTGATAGACATCTTGGAGCAGCTCAAATCGAACGACTTCAGTTGGACCTTGTTATAACTGA GTCAACCTATGCAACAACATACCGTGAATCGAAATATGTTCGAGAGAGAGAATTTCTCAAAGCT GTTCACAATTGTGTTGGCGGTGGAGGAAAGGTTTTAATCCCAACATTTGCTCTTGGAAGGGCACAG GAACTATGCATGCTGTTAGATGACTATTGGGAGAGGATGAATCTTAAAGTTCCTATTTATTTCTCTGCGG GTTTGACCGTTCAAGCGAATATGTATTACAAAATTCTCATTAACTGGACCAGCCAAAAGGTGAAAGATACTTACACTACACGCAATGCATTTGACTTCAGAAACG TCTGCAGTTTTGACCGATCCTTGATAAATGCTCCGGGGCCTTGTGTTCTCTTCGCTACTCCTGGAATGATAAGTGGAGGTTTCTCACTCGAAGTCTTCAGACAGTGGGCTCCATGCGGAGGAAATCTTGTTATGCTGCCAGG GTATTGTGTGGCTGGAACTATAGGACACAAACTTATGTCAGCAAAAGTACCCACCAAAATCAATATTGACCGAGACACCCAAATTGATGTGCGGTGTCAG ATTCATCAATTATCATTTAGTCCACATACTGATGCCAAGGGAATTATGGATCTTATAAAGTTTCTATCTCCTAAGCATGTTGTTCTTGTACACGGTGAAAAGCCTAAGATGGCTATACTGAGAGAAAAAATCCAATCTGAACTGGGAATACAATGTTATGATCCGGCAAATAACGAAACTTTATGCATTTCTTCAACTATTTACATTAAAGCCAGCGCCTCTGATGCATTTTTGCAGAGTTCTTTATGCCCAAACTTCACTTTCTTGAAATTAAAAGCAGGACTGGATTCTGATTTAGGAGATTCCAACACGAGAATGGAACCAATGTTGCGAGTTTGTGATGACAGAGTTGCTCAAGGGTTATTGACCTTACAGAAGAACCAGAATCCAAGAGTTGTAGATCAAAACGAACTTATGACTACGTTAGAAGTCAAAAACCATGAAATTAAGTTCGCCCACTGTTTCCCAGTATGTTTTGCCCATTCAGAAACTACGGATATGGACAGTTCACATTCCCCATTGACTAAAAGCTCTTTCCTCTTGCATCTGTTATATGCAAAACTTTCCAGAGAATTTTCGGAGTTGAGTATCCAGGACTGCCACCATCATATTAAAATCCAGTCATTAATCATTTCTTTTTGTTCGAACGAGCAATGCTCTCACAGAACAACTGTTGGTCCTGTTGCACTCGATACATTATACTTTTGCTGCACCTGGTTTTCGGAGGATGAGAAAGTGGCTTGGAAAGTCATTTCATTTATGAAGAATTTAGATTTGAGTCATTCTTAG
- the LOC140987425 gene encoding cleavage and polyadenylation specificity factor subunit 3-II isoform X2, with amino-acid sequence MLEDYRKVMVDRRGEEEQFTSDHIGKCMNKVIAVDLKQTIQVDEDLQIRAYYAGHVLGAAMFYAKVRDAALVYTGDYNMTPDRHLGAAQIERLQLDLVITESTYATTYRESKYVREREFLKAVHNCVGGGGKVLIPTFALGRAQELCMLLDDYWERMNLKVPIYFSAGLTVQANMYYKILINWTSQKVKDTYTTRNAFDFRNVCSFDRSLINAPGPCVLFATPGMISGGFSLEVFRQWAPCGGNLVMLPGYCVAGTIGHKLMSAKVPTKINIDRDTQIDVRCQIHQLSFSPHTDAKGIMDLIKFLSPKHVVLVHGEKPKMAILREKIQSELGIQCYDPANNETLCISSTIYIKASASDAFLQSSLCPNFTFLKLKAGLDSDLGDSNTRMEPMLRVCDDRVAQGLLTLQKNQNPRVVDQNELMTTLEVKNHEIKFAHCFPVCFAHSETTDMDSSHSPLTKSSFLLHLLYAKLSREFSELSIQDCHHHIKIQSLIISFCSNEQCSHRTTVGPVALDTLYFCCTWFSEDEKVAWKVISFMKNLDLSHS; translated from the exons ATGCTTGAGGATTATCGGAAGGTGATGGTTGATAGAAGGGGAGAGGAAGAACAGTTTACTTCTGATCATATTGGTAAATGCATGAACAAAG TCATTGCAGTGGATCTGAAGCAAACTATTCAGGTTGATGAAGACCTCCAGATTCGTGCATACTATGCTGGGCAT GTTCTTGGGGCTGCGATGTTTTATGCAAAAGTCAGAGATGCTGCCTTAGTGTACACTGGGGATTATAATATGACGCCTGATAGACATCTTGGAGCAGCTCAAATCGAACGACTTCAGTTGGACCTTGTTATAACTGA GTCAACCTATGCAACAACATACCGTGAATCGAAATATGTTCGAGAGAGAGAATTTCTCAAAGCT GTTCACAATTGTGTTGGCGGTGGAGGAAAGGTTTTAATCCCAACATTTGCTCTTGGAAGGGCACAG GAACTATGCATGCTGTTAGATGACTATTGGGAGAGGATGAATCTTAAAGTTCCTATTTATTTCTCTGCGG GTTTGACCGTTCAAGCGAATATGTATTACAAAATTCTCATTAACTGGACCAGCCAAAAGGTGAAAGATACTTACACTACACGCAATGCATTTGACTTCAGAAACG TCTGCAGTTTTGACCGATCCTTGATAAATGCTCCGGGGCCTTGTGTTCTCTTCGCTACTCCTGGAATGATAAGTGGAGGTTTCTCACTCGAAGTCTTCAGACAGTGGGCTCCATGCGGAGGAAATCTTGTTATGCTGCCAGG GTATTGTGTGGCTGGAACTATAGGACACAAACTTATGTCAGCAAAAGTACCCACCAAAATCAATATTGACCGAGACACCCAAATTGATGTGCGGTGTCAG ATTCATCAATTATCATTTAGTCCACATACTGATGCCAAGGGAATTATGGATCTTATAAAGTTTCTATCTCCTAAGCATGTTGTTCTTGTACACGGTGAAAAGCCTAAGATGGCTATACTGAGAGAAAAAATCCAATCTGAACTGGGAATACAATGTTATGATCCGGCAAATAACGAAACTTTATGCATTTCTTCAACTATTTACATTAAAGCCAGCGCCTCTGATGCATTTTTGCAGAGTTCTTTATGCCCAAACTTCACTTTCTTGAAATTAAAAGCAGGACTGGATTCTGATTTAGGAGATTCCAACACGAGAATGGAACCAATGTTGCGAGTTTGTGATGACAGAGTTGCTCAAGGGTTATTGACCTTACAGAAGAACCAGAATCCAAGAGTTGTAGATCAAAACGAACTTATGACTACGTTAGAAGTCAAAAACCATGAAATTAAGTTCGCCCACTGTTTCCCAGTATGTTTTGCCCATTCAGAAACTACGGATATGGACAGTTCACATTCCCCATTGACTAAAAGCTCTTTCCTCTTGCATCTGTTATATGCAAAACTTTCCAGAGAATTTTCGGAGTTGAGTATCCAGGACTGCCACCATCATATTAAAATCCAGTCATTAATCATTTCTTTTTGTTCGAACGAGCAATGCTCTCACAGAACAACTGTTGGTCCTGTTGCACTCGATACATTATACTTTTGCTGCACCTGGTTTTCGGAGGATGAGAAAGTGGCTTGGAAAGTCATTTCATTTATGAAGAATTTAGATTTGAGTCATTCTTAG